The Calorimonas adulescens genome has a segment encoding these proteins:
- the yabG gene encoding sporulation peptidase YabG produces the protein MFKIGDMVVRKSYNSDILFTVCGYRRQGKNVIYRIKGACVRIEADASEDDLMPVEKTRKEQFTKHYDDIVERIKLQIKKERNSNTGFRSFGSEGDILKRPGRVLHLDGDIDYLKECLSIYRELNIDVVGVEVREEKQPDVVLELLNRYKPDILVITGHDAMKKGAVDRLDLSNYKNSAYFVQAVKKAREYEPSLDDLAIIAGACQSCYEELMEAGANYASSPQRVLIHCLDPVFICEKIAYTKINDIINASDVLERTISGKEGMGGLNTRGKYREGLPNYSKRVN, from the coding sequence ATGTTTAAGATTGGGGATATGGTTGTAAGAAAATCGTATAACAGTGATATACTATTTACAGTATGTGGTTACAGGCGACAGGGCAAGAATGTGATATACAGGATAAAAGGCGCCTGTGTAAGGATAGAGGCTGACGCTTCTGAGGACGACCTCATGCCGGTTGAGAAGACAAGAAAAGAACAGTTCACAAAACACTATGACGATATTGTAGAAAGAATAAAACTTCAAATAAAAAAAGAAAGAAATTCAAACACGGGTTTTAGAAGTTTTGGCAGCGAGGGTGACATATTGAAGAGGCCAGGCCGTGTACTTCACCTGGACGGCGATATAGACTATCTAAAAGAATGCCTTAGCATTTATCGGGAATTAAATATAGATGTGGTCGGAGTAGAAGTAAGAGAGGAAAAACAACCTGACGTTGTCCTGGAATTATTAAACAGGTATAAACCGGATATACTTGTGATAACAGGCCACGATGCAATGAAAAAAGGGGCAGTTGACAGGTTAGACCTTTCCAATTACAAAAATTCAGCGTATTTTGTACAGGCGGTTAAAAAGGCCAGGGAATATGAGCCATCACTGGATGACCTTGCAATCATTGCAGGTGCATGTCAATCGTGTTATGAGGAGTTGATGGAGGCTGGTGCGAACTATGCCAGCTCGCCTCAGAGAGTCCTTATACACTGTCTCGATCCGGTATTTATCTGCGAAAAAATTGCATATACGAAGATCAACGATATTATCAATGCTTCGGATGTTCTTGAAAGGACAATAAGCGGGAAGGAAGGTATGGGAGGGCTGAATACTCGCGGCAAGTACAGAGAGGGATTGCCAAACTACAGCAAGAGGGTGAATTAG
- a CDS encoding Veg family protein has product MEIKKVIDRHIGERVRLKTNGGRKKTIIREGILEETYPSIFIVKIEMDNSVRRISYSYSDILTETVELSLCSNLNKECV; this is encoded by the coding sequence ATGGAGATTAAAAAGGTTATTGACAGACACATTGGAGAGAGGGTTAGACTCAAGACTAACGGAGGACGAAAGAAAACCATAATCAGAGAAGGCATACTTGAAGAGACTTACCCAAGCATTTTTATAGTTAAAATAGAAATGGATAACTCAGTTAGGCGCATTTCTTATAGCTACTCCGACATTTTGACAGAGACTGTTGAACTTAGCTTATGCAGCAATTTAAATAAAGAATGTGTTTAA
- a CDS encoding peptide ABC transporter substrate-binding protein, whose protein sequence is MKRTLIIGLAIIMVLSLVAGCSTGGQQQKQQGQGENNGTSNEVVIRYNMGTEPQTIDPALNSALDGAEVILHVFEGLTTLDENSKAKPGIAKSWEISDDGLTITFHLRDAKWSDGKPVTAGDFAYAWTRALDPKTASSYAYQLYFIKNAEKFNLGEASAEDLGVKVIDDKTLEVTLENPTPFIMELFAFMTYMPVRKDIIEAHPDDWTQNPETYIGDGAFKLAEWNHNDSIVLVKNENYWDAENIKPDKLVFTMISEPATELSAFESGDLDFGDNPPSTELERLKQEGVLKEYPLLSTYAYVFNTKRAPFDNPKVRKAFSLAIDRKAIVDQIAKGGQPLAAAWVPYGMPDAKPGEDFRKVGGDYFDPTKANVEEAKKLLAEAGYPDGKGLPEITLLYNTSESHKAIAEALQEMWKQNLGVDVKIANQEWQVFLATRRQTHDYQIARWGWVSDYIDPMGFLDMLQTGMGNNDAQYSNPQFDEMIRKSKTAKTSEERMQYLHKAEDILMDDAVVMPIYFYINYVVVDPKLQGYIVDPLGYVYFHHAYFAK, encoded by the coding sequence ATGAAGAGGACTTTAATCATAGGCCTGGCCATTATCATGGTATTATCTTTAGTGGCGGGTTGCAGCACAGGCGGACAGCAACAAAAACAGCAAGGCCAGGGGGAAAATAATGGCACTTCCAATGAGGTGGTCATACGCTATAACATGGGTACAGAACCCCAGACGATAGACCCGGCGCTCAACAGTGCCCTCGATGGTGCTGAGGTAATCCTGCATGTGTTTGAGGGGTTGACCACCCTGGATGAAAATTCTAAGGCGAAACCTGGCATAGCAAAGAGTTGGGAGATCTCTGATGACGGGTTGACAATCACATTCCACCTGCGGGATGCAAAGTGGTCTGATGGCAAGCCGGTTACAGCCGGTGACTTTGCCTATGCATGGACAAGGGCTTTAGACCCTAAGACTGCGTCCAGCTATGCCTATCAGTTGTATTTCATAAAGAATGCTGAAAAATTCAACCTTGGCGAGGCGAGTGCGGAGGACCTTGGCGTAAAGGTCATTGACGATAAAACCCTTGAGGTCACGCTGGAAAATCCTACACCTTTTATTATGGAGCTTTTTGCCTTTATGACCTATATGCCGGTAAGGAAAGATATCATAGAGGCACATCCTGATGACTGGACACAGAATCCTGAGACGTATATAGGTGACGGCGCTTTTAAGCTGGCTGAATGGAACCATAATGACTCTATAGTTCTGGTCAAGAATGAGAACTACTGGGATGCTGAAAATATAAAACCCGATAAATTAGTGTTTACCATGATTTCTGAACCAGCTACAGAACTGTCTGCCTTTGAGAGTGGAGATTTAGATTTTGGTGATAATCCGCCGTCTACCGAGCTGGAAAGATTAAAGCAGGAGGGAGTGTTAAAGGAATACCCGTTGCTCTCTACCTATGCATATGTATTTAATACAAAGAGGGCACCCTTTGACAATCCTAAGGTAAGGAAGGCATTCTCTTTAGCCATAGACAGAAAGGCAATAGTAGACCAGATCGCAAAGGGTGGTCAGCCTTTGGCGGCAGCGTGGGTACCCTATGGCATGCCTGACGCAAAACCAGGTGAGGATTTCAGAAAAGTTGGTGGCGACTATTTTGACCCCACCAAGGCCAATGTAGAAGAGGCAAAGAAGCTTCTTGCAGAGGCAGGATATCCTGATGGCAAGGGTCTTCCGGAGATCACACTGCTCTATAATACCAGTGAAAGCCACAAGGCAATAGCCGAGGCGCTGCAGGAGATGTGGAAGCAAAACCTGGGGGTAGACGTGAAGATAGCCAATCAAGAGTGGCAGGTCTTTTTAGCTACCAGGCGACAGACCCATGACTATCAGATTGCAAGATGGGGATGGGTTTCAGACTATATAGATCCAATGGGCTTTTTAGACATGCTTCAGACTGGAATGGGTAACAACGACGCTCAGTATTCCAATCCTCAGTTCGACGAGATGATAAGGAAATCCAAGACGGCAAAGACATCCGAGGAGAGGATGCAGTATCTCCACAAGGCAGAGGACATTCTCATGGATGATGCTGTTGTAATGCCAATATATTTCTATATAAACTATGTTGTGGTTGATCCTAAGCTCCAGGGTTATATAGTTGACCCGCTTGGGTATGTATATTTCCATCATGCTTATTTTGCAAAGTAA
- a CDS encoding GntR family transcriptional regulator codes for MDNFNPIETYKPLRDLVFEYMKEGIISGEFKPGQRLMEVQLASKLGVSRTPIREAIRKLELEGLVIMMPRKGAYVSDLSQKDILEVFEVRTALEGLAAALAAERMSNDEIRMLTDIMENFKDYVDKSDENGIIEADTEFHNLIFQSTRNDKLIQINNNLQEQLKRFRIKYLEAYKRPNKLIPEHERIVEAIKKRTPETARKAAERHLESTQEDFVRSLSKI; via the coding sequence ATGGATAATTTTAATCCGATAGAAACCTATAAGCCATTGAGAGACCTTGTCTTTGAATATATGAAGGAAGGTATAATATCGGGAGAATTTAAACCGGGTCAGAGATTGATGGAGGTTCAGCTCGCATCAAAACTAGGAGTAAGTCGTACACCTATCAGAGAGGCTATAAGAAAGCTTGAACTGGAAGGCCTTGTGATTATGATGCCGAGGAAGGGTGCATATGTTTCCGACCTTTCGCAGAAGGATATCCTTGAGGTCTTTGAAGTGAGGACGGCCTTAGAAGGCCTGGCCGCAGCCCTCGCTGCTGAGCGTATGTCCAATGATGAGATCCGTATGCTGACAGATATTATGGAAAATTTTAAAGACTATGTGGATAAAAGCGATGAAAATGGTATAATAGAGGCAGATACTGAGTTTCATAATCTTATATTTCAGTCTACCAGGAATGATAAGTTAATACAGATAAACAATAACCTGCAGGAACAGCTTAAAAGGTTCAGGATAAAATACCTTGAGGCATATAAGAGGCCAAACAAGCTGATACCTGAGCATGAAAGGATTGTAGAGGCCATTAAAAAACGTACTCCTGAAACTGCAAGAAAAGCTGCAGAAAGACACTTGGAATCTACACAGGAGGATTTTGTGAGATCGCTCAGTAAAATATAA
- a CDS encoding NTP transferase domain-containing protein has protein sequence MINAVILAGSGEIEKIPGKSLAKINGKPMLSYVVDAARKTDMIGSIYVVGNDDIRGFCLENDLEFAEGGTDILDNLIKGIQRFKNDRRIIILTGDIPYITPEAIIDFIIRSEEIDADFCYPIVEKKTCEEKFPGTRRTYVTLKDGAFTGGNVFYLNPGIIERCMPVIRHVVQNRKNPAKIATILGPGLILAFLFKTLTIEMVEKKASRMLNITAKAIISPYAEIGNDVDKPEDLEMANQILM, from the coding sequence ATGATAAATGCTGTAATACTGGCCGGAAGTGGAGAAATAGAGAAAATACCGGGGAAGTCCCTTGCAAAGATAAACGGAAAGCCGATGCTGTCTTATGTGGTGGATGCAGCTAGAAAAACTGATATGATTGGCAGCATATATGTTGTTGGCAATGATGATATCAGAGGATTTTGCCTGGAGAATGATTTGGAGTTTGCTGAGGGGGGCACTGATATACTGGATAACCTTATAAAGGGTATCCAGAGGTTTAAAAATGACAGGCGCATAATAATATTGACAGGAGACATACCATACATTACGCCGGAAGCAATAATAGATTTTATTATCAGGTCAGAAGAGATAGATGCGGATTTCTGTTACCCCATAGTTGAGAAAAAGACATGTGAGGAAAAGTTTCCCGGGACGCGCAGGACCTATGTGACTTTAAAGGATGGGGCCTTTACCGGTGGGAATGTATTTTATCTAAATCCTGGGATTATAGAACGGTGTATGCCTGTAATTCGTCATGTGGTACAGAATCGTAAGAATCCTGCTAAGATAGCAACTATACTGGGGCCTGGCTTGATTCTTGCGTTTTTGTTTAAAACCCTTACCATTGAAATGGTGGAGAAAAAGGCTTCAAGGATGCTCAATATAACCGCAAAGGCAATTATCTCACCATATGCAGAGATAGGAAATGATGTAGATAAACCGGAGGACCTTGAGATGGCTAATCAGATACTGATGTGA
- the spoVT gene encoding stage V sporulation protein T produces the protein MKATGIVRRIDDLGRVVIPKEIRRTLRIREGDPLEIFTDREGEIILKKYSPIGELSDFAQQYSDALYQSTKHIVLVTDGDTIIAVSGGIKRDYLDKPISKELEKIMDTKKTVLLGKGGEGNTIPLYEGEPEKVAVSQVITPIISRGDCIGAVIITSRDENTQLSETDVKLAETAASFLGKQMED, from the coding sequence TTGAAAGCTACCGGAATTGTAAGAAGAATTGATGACCTTGGCAGAGTAGTTATACCCAAAGAGATAAGGCGTACCTTGAGAATCAGGGAGGGTGACCCTTTAGAAATATTCACAGATAGAGAAGGAGAAATAATACTGAAAAAATATTCACCCATAGGGGAGCTCAGTGACTTTGCTCAACAGTATTCCGATGCCCTGTATCAATCAACCAAACATATAGTCCTGGTAACAGATGGGGATACAATTATCGCAGTATCGGGTGGTATCAAAAGAGATTACCTTGACAAACCCATAAGCAAGGAACTAGAAAAAATAATGGACACAAAAAAGACCGTACTGCTTGGAAAGGGAGGTGAAGGTAATACCATCCCGCTATATGAAGGGGAACCAGAAAAAGTTGCCGTATCTCAAGTAATAACTCCAATAATCTCAAGGGGTGACTGCATAGGTGCAGTGATAATAACCAGCAGGGATGAAAACACCCAGCTCAGTGAAACCGACGTAAAGCTGGCAGAAACTGCTGCATCATTCTTGGGCAAGCAAATGGAGGATTGA
- the ispE gene encoding 4-(cytidine 5'-diphospho)-2-C-methyl-D-erythritol kinase — translation MFLRANAKINLFLDVIGTRDDGYHDIVTVMHTIGLHDTVYIKPIFKKINVDMLDMPKELNLAYKAACALRGKRDNLGAYIKIRKRIPIGSGMGGGSSDAAQVLIGLNKLWRLNKTDEELMEIAASIGSDVPFFIKGGMALAEGRGERITPLDPIDLDVLIVKPKESISTRKIYSILDNVSYSHGDIDGFLENCHTGDPVKIARYMDNVLEAAAHSILPSIEKIKRDLEENGAVKAMMTGGGSAVFGVFTDRTVLMNAYKKLKLNYPFVYYTKTVGWDMNG, via the coding sequence ATGTTTTTAAGAGCAAATGCAAAGATAAACCTTTTTCTGGATGTCATAGGGACAAGGGACGATGGCTATCATGATATAGTGACAGTTATGCACACTATTGGTCTACATGATACGGTATACATTAAACCTATATTTAAAAAAATTAATGTTGATATGCTTGATATGCCAAAGGAGTTGAATCTTGCATATAAAGCAGCATGTGCCCTCAGAGGCAAAAGAGACAACCTGGGTGCCTATATAAAGATTAGAAAGCGCATCCCAATTGGGTCGGGCATGGGCGGCGGCAGTTCAGATGCGGCACAGGTATTGATAGGGCTCAACAAGCTGTGGCGCCTTAACAAGACAGATGAAGAACTTATGGAAATTGCTGCGTCTATAGGCAGCGACGTACCATTTTTTATTAAAGGAGGAATGGCACTGGCAGAGGGGAGGGGGGAGAGGATAACACCGTTAGATCCTATCGATCTGGATGTCCTGATTGTAAAGCCAAAAGAGTCTATTTCAACGAGGAAGATATACAGTATACTTGATAATGTAAGTTATTCTCATGGCGATATCGACGGCTTTCTGGAGAATTGCCATACCGGTGATCCTGTAAAAATCGCCAGGTATATGGATAATGTGCTGGAGGCTGCAGCTCATAGTATTCTCCCATCTATTGAAAAAATCAAAAGGGACCTTGAAGAGAATGGGGCTGTAAAAGCCATGATGACCGGAGGCGGTTCTGCGGTTTTCGGTGTGTTTACCGATAGGACTGTCTTGATGAATGCATACAAAAAATTAAAGCTCAATTATCCTTTTGTATATTATACTAAAACTGTTGGGTGGGATATGAATGGATAA
- a CDS encoding DUF3794 and LysM peptidoglycan-binding domain-containing protein: MSIDAVSDAIKLDRLIKKWDVQVMATSDVLVPDVKPDVEEIIGVDCKLIIDDGEVANGRILIEGRVLTRVLYATAQEDRPVAGMDAVIEFSHYFDATDVDEDVTVRARGYVEHTDCDVINSRKLQLKHVINLSLSIGKEESINAVTSIELDDVMCKNSGIRARHMVGEGSSETIVREDINLGEDVVVRDILYSDVTVTNLGMQLSDNKVLVEGTLSVDLIYLEDTEGVKYDSYSTELGFTHYVDVDGVQAYMFPEVECVVEEVSADPKDSGTVNIEAVLNVRVKVYEEEEKTLIVDAYSLSRNIRGNQGSFAVLSEAFRSNTQLSLRDTVELSRDAKHILLVRGQAQAGEYEFSGNRLYIDGLLLVRVYYITESGLACDMAEMPFRHVVDSDELKDDDKLDVRFNVSHIAYTLNGNAVDIRYTVDCNLKVYRENRFIYLLSVEESDEETLPEPASITVYVVGKGETLWDVAKRYRTTIEKIKGINELEEEILNEGDKLLILKEIKP, translated from the coding sequence ATGTCTATAGATGCTGTCAGTGACGCCATTAAACTGGATAGGCTGATAAAGAAGTGGGATGTACAGGTCATGGCAACGAGCGATGTACTGGTACCGGATGTCAAGCCCGATGTGGAAGAGATTATAGGGGTGGATTGTAAACTTATAATTGATGACGGCGAAGTGGCTAACGGCAGGATATTGATAGAGGGAAGGGTCCTGACCCGTGTTTTATATGCCACGGCTCAGGAGGACAGGCCTGTTGCTGGTATGGACGCCGTGATTGAATTCAGCCACTATTTTGATGCGACCGATGTTGACGAAGATGTGACAGTACGAGCCAGGGGATATGTGGAGCATACAGACTGCGATGTGATAAACAGCAGAAAACTTCAGTTAAAGCATGTTATAAATTTAAGCCTATCCATAGGCAAGGAGGAGAGTATCAATGCTGTCACATCGATTGAACTGGATGATGTAATGTGCAAGAACAGTGGTATAAGGGCGAGGCATATGGTCGGCGAGGGCTCTTCAGAGACAATAGTAAGGGAGGATATAAACCTCGGCGAGGATGTGGTTGTACGGGACATACTTTATTCTGATGTAACAGTGACAAACCTGGGAATGCAGCTTTCTGACAACAAGGTTCTTGTGGAAGGTACATTGAGTGTCGACCTTATATATTTAGAAGATACTGAAGGCGTAAAATATGACTCATATAGCACAGAACTGGGTTTTACACATTATGTAGATGTAGACGGCGTTCAGGCGTATATGTTTCCAGAAGTGGAGTGTGTTGTTGAGGAGGTCAGTGCTGACCCTAAGGATAGTGGCACGGTGAACATAGAGGCTGTCCTGAATGTCAGGGTTAAGGTGTATGAGGAAGAAGAAAAGACTTTAATAGTAGACGCATATAGTCTTTCGAGAAATATCAGGGGGAATCAGGGCAGTTTTGCTGTTTTAAGTGAGGCATTCAGGTCAAACACACAGCTTAGCCTGAGGGACACTGTAGAACTGTCCAGAGATGCTAAACATATACTTCTGGTAAGGGGCCAGGCCCAGGCAGGTGAATATGAGTTTTCCGGCAACAGGTTATACATAGACGGTTTATTATTGGTAAGGGTATATTACATAACCGAATCCGGTCTTGCGTGTGATATGGCAGAAATGCCATTCAGGCATGTGGTGGATTCTGATGAATTAAAGGATGATGACAAGCTTGACGTGCGGTTTAATGTATCCCACATCGCATATACCTTAAATGGCAATGCTGTGGACATCAGATATACCGTTGACTGCAATCTTAAGGTATACAGGGAGAACAGGTTCATTTATCTATTATCGGTAGAAGAGTCAGATGAGGAAACCCTGCCTGAGCCAGCCAGTATAACCGTATATGTGGTCGGAAAGGGAGAGACACTCTGGGACGTTGCCAAGAGATACAGGACCACCATAGAAAAGATCAAAGGTATAAATGAGCTAGAAGAGGAGATATTGAATGAAGGAGACAAACTCCTGATCTTGAAAGAAATTAAGCCGTAA
- a CDS encoding NUDIX hydrolase, with amino-acid sequence MDLIKLAGRKPDIMDSERYFKSAVTVPVVNIDGVDQILFEVRSDTIKRQPGEISFPGGGMEKTDSCSMETAIRETTEELGISKEDIQIIAPLDIVITPFNLIIYPYVGRILNPGIIKPNADEVKEVFYVPIDFFVKNKPNTYYVTVKVEPTADFPYHLIPYGNNYRWRTGQYPEHFYQYKDHVIWGLTARILLNFLTLSGI; translated from the coding sequence ATGGACTTGATAAAACTGGCCGGCAGAAAACCGGATATAATGGACAGCGAGAGGTATTTTAAATCAGCGGTCACTGTGCCTGTTGTAAATATCGACGGAGTTGACCAGATACTCTTTGAGGTAAGGTCAGATACCATAAAGAGGCAGCCTGGTGAGATCAGCTTTCCGGGCGGCGGTATGGAGAAGACCGATTCATGCAGCATGGAAACAGCGATACGAGAGACCACTGAGGAACTGGGTATTTCAAAGGAGGATATTCAGATAATAGCACCCTTAGATATAGTCATCACGCCATTTAATTTAATTATATACCCTTATGTTGGCAGGATATTAAACCCGGGTATCATAAAGCCAAATGCAGACGAGGTGAAAGAGGTCTTTTATGTCCCTATAGATTTTTTTGTAAAAAATAAGCCAAATACATACTATGTAACAGTAAAAGTAGAGCCGACAGCGGATTTTCCATACCATCTTATTCCATATGGGAACAATTACAGGTGGCGTACAGGTCAATACCCGGAACACTTCTACCAGTACAAAGACCATGTTATATGGGGACTTACAGCCAGGATACTTTTGAATTTTTTGACCCTGTCGGGGATATGA